One genomic region from Quercus robur chromosome 4, dhQueRobu3.1, whole genome shotgun sequence encodes:
- the LOC126723707 gene encoding uncharacterized protein LOC126723707, whose product MGKKRDRRVTPSSNSNKGGEQRVELGDSASSNRRLAIIFVLFFVVSPAISVLVYRIKYATTTKPPDSYVFQRGLVKADVDFQEILAENSKVSENTSHRHYTYPVLAYITPWNSKGYEIAKRFNSKFTHLSPVWYDLKSQGTGLILEGRHNADVGWISELRRSGDAWVLPRVVLEAFPVELLMRKKQRDKAIKLIVTECKDMGYDGIVLEAWSRWAAYGILHDPEMRNLALQFIKQLGHALHSLSSARNDKQQLQLVFVIGPPHSDKLQKHDFGPEDLQSLSNAVDGFSLMTYDFSSPQNPGPNAPLKWIRSTLQLILRPTGNSAQGPAHKIFLGINFYGNDFVLAGGLGGGAITGRDYLSLLEKHRPSLQWEKNSGEHLFFYSNDDNIKHAVFYPSLLSISMRLEEARSWGCGISIWEIGQGLDYFFDLL is encoded by the exons ATGGGGAAGAAGCGAGACCGCCGAGTCACACCGAGTTCGAATTCGAATAAAGGAGGAGAGCAGCGAGTCGAACTCGGCGACTCGGCCTCGTCGAATCGCAGGCTCGCCATTATCTTCGTCCTCTTCTTTGTCGTATCTCCCGCCATTTCCGTACTCGTATACCGTATAAAATACGCCACGACTACGAAACCTCCGGACTCCTACGTATTCCAACGAGGCCTCGTCAAAGCCGACGTCGATTTCCAAGAAATCCTCGCT GAGAATTCAAAGGTTTCGGAGAACACGTCACACCGACATTATACGTATCCTGTACTGGCTTACATTACTCCATG GAACTCTAAGGGCTATGAAATAGCAAAAAGGTTTAATTCCAAGTTTACACATTTATCACCTGTCTGGTATGATTTGAAGAG CCAAGGGACGGGATTAATACTTGAGGGGAGACATAATGCTGATGTTGGATGGATCTCAGAGCTTAGAAGGTCAGGAGATGCTTGG GTTTTACCCAGAGTTGTTCTGGAAGCatttcctgtagaattgcttatGAGGAAGAAGCAAAGGGATAAAGCTATTAAACTTATTGTAACAGAGTGCAA GGATATGGGATATGATGGTATTGTGCTAGAAGCTTGGTCAAGGTGGGCAGCTTATGGTATCTTGCATGATCCAGAAATGCGTAATTTG GCACTACAGTTCATAAAACAGCTTGGACATGCACTACATTCTTTGAGCTCAGCAAGGAATGATAAGCAACAGTTGCAGTTGGTCTTTGTTATAGGTCCACCACATTCAGACAAGCTCCAAAAGCATGATTTTGGCCCAGAAGATCTTCAGAGCTTGAGCAATGCTGTAGATGGATTCTCACTAATGACCTATGACTTTTCAAGTCCTCAAAATCCAGGTCCTAATGCACCTCTGAAGTGGATTCGTTCCACACTACAGCTAATCCTTCGTCCCACTGGCAATAGCGCTCAGGGCCCTGCCCACAAGATATTTCTTGGCATCAATTTCTATGGAAATGATTTTGTCCTAGCAGGAg GGTTGGGTGGTGGAGCTATTACTGGCAGGGATTACCTCTCATTGTTGGAGAAGCACAGGCCTTCATTGCAGTGGGAAAAGAACAGTGGGGAGCATTTGTTCTTTTATTCCAATGATGACAATATCAAGCATGCAGTTTTCTATCCATCATTATTGTCGATTTCTATGCGACTCGAGGAAGCTCGTTCATGGGGATGTGGCATATCAATTTGGGAAATTGGACAAGGTCTGGATTACTTTTTTGATCTTCTGTAA
- the LOC126723709 gene encoding xanthoxin dehydrogenase-like — translation MSTANSGESSLPSQRLLGKVALVTGGATGIGESIVRLFHKHGAKVCIVDVQDKLGQNVSDTLGGEPNTCYFHCDVSKEDDVCWAVDFTVSKFGTLDIMVNNAGLSGSPCPDIRNVDISEFEKIFDVNVKGVFLGMKHAARIMIPLKKGSIISICSVAGVIGGIGPHPYTGSKHAVLGLTKNVAAELGLHGIRVNCVSPYGVATGLAVAHFPEEERTEDAIAGFRAFMGKIANLQGVELTVDDVANSVLFLASDEARYVSGANLMVDGGFTCSNHLLRVFR, via the exons ATGTCCACAGCCAACTCGGGTGAGTCTTCACTTCCAAGCCAAAG ATTATTGGGGAAAGTGGCATTGGTCACAGGTGGAGCCACTGGTATTGGAGAGAGCATTGTGCGCCTATTCCATAAACATGGTGCAAAGGTTTGTATAGTTGATGTACAGGACAAGCTTGGCCAGAATGTCAGTGATACCCTTG gTGGTGAACCAAACACTTGTTATTTCCATTGTGATGTCTCTAAAGAAGATGATGTTTGCTGGGCAGTTGACTTCACAGTCAGTAAATTTGGTACACTGGACATCATGGTCAACAATGCTGGGTTATCGGGCTCACCATGTCCTGATATCCGTAATGTAGACATATCTGAGTTTGAGAAGATATTTGATGTAAATGTGAAGGGAGTCTTTCTTGGAATGAAACATGCAGCTAGGATTATGATCCCACTAAAGAAGGGCTCAATAATTTCTATATGCAGTGTTGCAGGTGTCATTGGGGGCATAGGTCCCCATCCTTATACAGGGTCTAAGCATGCTGTGTTAGGGCTAACGAAGAATGTTGCAGCTGAGCTAGGGCTACACGGGATACGTGTCAACTGTGTTTCTCCTTATGGTGTTGCTACAGGCTTGGCTGTAGCTCACTTTCCTGAGGAGGAGAGAACTGAGGATGCCATCGCGGGTTTTCGTGCTTTTATGGGGAAGATTGCTAACTTGCAGGGGGTGGAATTGACTGTTGATGATGTTGCTAATTCTGTGCTCTTCTTAGCAAGTGATGAAGCAAGGTATGTCAGCGGGGCTAATCTCATGGTTGATGGTGGCTTCACTTGCTCAAATCACTTACTGCGGGTCTTTAGATGA
- the LOC126723706 gene encoding uncharacterized protein LOC126723706 isoform X2 has product MASLQPSWFSSLNTISPSKPTFFPSTNLNKSNSFKPFKLSSSTNQSNAESSEPISPNSPETTPEPEPASVDPVKLAFEKAKSYKKSLQSKPVSKIEQNPVEVSGGSTVIGNGEGEGVGGGTKEVPVSVKVAMEKAKEYKMNKGVVSGGKSGGEGDTISGLKRGNGGNLGNGVVEKTVNKKGELSISNIDFIGLEFADKKRSRGLPPGLAPVVDPFLEGDLPEVEIIVGDTRKFEEKTSLKPELTQEDDSSLYKPKVSSWGVFPRPNNISKTFGGGRVIRPGEVLETAEEKAAKETRTRQLLAAYRSEMGLDIDPKLKSECEEALKDGDSLMNIGRLKEALPYYEKVMDKLTFKKKERKEVFLGIKNFQLQFTSSSCILPSASRGKVSLFISNIRELFLPRGLEDSLITA; this is encoded by the exons ATGGCTTCTCTTCAACCTTCTTGGTTTTCTTCCCTCAACACCATCTCTCCTTCAAAACCCACTTTCTTTCCATCCACAAATCTCAACAAATCCAATTCATTCAAACCATTCAAGCTCTCATCCTCTACAAATCAATCCAACGCCGAATCTTCAGAACCTATATCACCAAATTCACCAGAAACCACTCCAGAACCAGAGCCAGCTTCTGTTGACCCGGTGAAGCTCGCATTCGAAAAGGCCAAGTCGTATAAGAAGTCACTGCAATCCAAACCAGTTTCGAAAATTGAGCAGAACCCAGTTGAGGTTTCTGGTGGAAGTACTGTAATTGGGAATGGAGAAGGTGAAGGTGTTGGTGGTGGCACTAAGGAAGTGCCGGTTTCGGTTAAAGTTGCAATGGAAAAGGCCAAAGAGTACAAAATGAATAAGGGGGTTGTGAGTGGTGGCAAGAGTGGTGGAGAGGGTGACACAATTTCAG gaCTGAAGAGAGGAAATGGGGGTAATCTGGGAAATGGGGTTGTGGAGAAAACTGTTAATAAGAAGGGGGAGCTGTCAATTTCGAACATTGATTTTATCGGGCTGGAATTTGCGGATAAGAAGAGGAGCAGGGGATTGCCACCTGGGCTGGCTCCTGTTGTAGACCCTTTCCTGGAAGGGGACTTGCCTGAGGTGGAGATTATTGTTGGGGATACCagaaagtttgaagaaaaaacCTCATTGAAGCCTGAGCTGACTCAGGAAGATGATTCAAGTCTTTACAAGCCAAAGGTTTCTTCGTGGGGAGTCTTTCCTAGACCCAACAATATCTCAAAAACG TTTGGTGGTGGAAGAGTTATACGCCCTGGGGAGGTGCTTGAAACAGCGGAAGAGAAAGCTGCTAAAGAAACACGTACAAGACAGTTACTTGCTGCCTACAGGAGTGAAATGGGCTTAGACATTGATCCAAAGTTAAAATCTGAATGTGAAGAG GCATTGAAGGATGGGGACTCATTAATGAATATTGGAAGGCTTAAGGAAGCATTGCCCTATTATGAAAAGGTTATGGATAAGTTAACATTCAAG aaaaaggaaagaaaagaagtatTCCTGGGAATCAAGAACTTCCAGTTACAATTTACTAGCTCTAGTTGTATCCTCCC